In a genomic window of Bradyrhizobium ontarionense:
- a CDS encoding ABC transporter permease subunit, translating into MSVGSENMPAAAPAVSTRPAFVRHAPYFIAAAIVVALAATMQFDGYVLNILMQATTFSIAVFGLSVVLGLCGQINLAQAAFFGFGAYAVGIGTTDLQMNYWLCLGVGCLVALAAGAFLGMSTLRLGGHYLAMVTISFQQIVTLVMINAIWLTHGPDGVSRIGRPALFTTSQGYLAFCVAMLAIVGYLVWHLPDTKLGRAMRAVRDNELAAGVNGIDVFRTKVYAFAICAALGGLAGGLFAGGFAYVSPDQFSFAESIVFLTMSLLGGVASPIGSAIGTGLLILIPEWLRFLKSVPGLYLAIYGLFVILIIRFMPDGIWGFVAAALDKWRTKIKTSPATKPLQLKPAAVGGGIVLEVQGLSKHFGGLKAVDNVDIAVRRGGVHALIGPNGSGKTTTLNVLSGLYKATSGRIVLDGVDITTMPPHQRTAAGLGRTFQNIRLFRSMTALENVEIGAERPGNTMIGAGGGAALTERAMEALTFVGLGSRANEPITSFSYGHQRLIEIARALASNPTLLLLDEPAAGLNSTEKLELHELLKRIAAQGLTILIIDHDMTLVSEAAQHITVLNFGRRIADGESMAVLRHPDVVSAYLGSE; encoded by the coding sequence ATGAGCGTGGGGAGCGAAAACATGCCGGCCGCAGCGCCCGCCGTCAGCACGAGGCCCGCATTCGTCAGGCACGCGCCGTACTTCATCGCTGCGGCGATCGTCGTGGCGCTGGCCGCAACCATGCAGTTCGACGGCTATGTCCTCAACATCCTGATGCAGGCGACGACGTTCTCGATCGCGGTATTCGGGCTCTCGGTGGTGCTCGGCCTGTGCGGCCAGATCAACCTGGCGCAGGCCGCATTCTTCGGCTTCGGCGCCTATGCGGTCGGGATCGGCACCACCGACCTGCAGATGAACTACTGGTTGTGCCTTGGCGTGGGGTGTCTCGTCGCGCTGGCGGCTGGGGCATTCCTGGGCATGTCGACCCTGCGGCTCGGCGGGCACTACCTTGCGATGGTGACGATCTCGTTCCAGCAGATCGTGACGCTGGTCATGATCAACGCGATCTGGCTGACCCATGGACCCGACGGCGTCTCCAGGATCGGCCGTCCGGCGCTGTTTACGACCTCGCAGGGCTATCTCGCCTTCTGCGTCGCGATGCTGGCCATCGTAGGCTACCTAGTCTGGCATCTTCCGGATACCAAGCTCGGCCGCGCGATGCGGGCGGTCCGCGACAACGAGCTGGCCGCTGGCGTCAACGGCATCGATGTCTTCAGAACCAAGGTCTACGCCTTCGCGATCTGTGCCGCGCTGGGTGGGCTCGCCGGCGGTCTGTTTGCCGGCGGCTTTGCCTATGTCAGTCCGGATCAGTTCTCCTTCGCGGAATCGATCGTGTTCCTGACCATGTCGCTGCTCGGCGGCGTGGCCTCGCCGATCGGATCTGCGATCGGCACCGGTCTCCTGATCCTGATCCCGGAATGGCTGCGCTTCCTGAAGAGCGTGCCGGGCCTTTATCTGGCGATCTATGGCCTGTTCGTGATCCTGATCATCCGCTTCATGCCGGATGGCATCTGGGGCTTCGTCGCTGCGGCGCTGGACAAATGGCGCACGAAGATCAAGACGTCGCCCGCGACCAAGCCGCTGCAGCTCAAGCCGGCGGCGGTCGGCGGCGGCATCGTGCTGGAGGTGCAGGGACTGTCGAAGCATTTCGGCGGACTGAAAGCGGTCGACAATGTCGACATCGCGGTCAGACGCGGTGGCGTCCATGCTTTGATCGGGCCGAACGGCTCAGGCAAGACCACGACGCTGAACGTTCTGTCCGGACTCTACAAGGCGACCTCGGGTCGGATCGTGCTCGACGGCGTCGACATCACGACGATGCCGCCGCATCAGCGCACGGCGGCCGGGCTTGGCCGCACGTTCCAGAACATCCGGTTGTTCCGCTCGATGACCGCACTGGAAAATGTCGAGATCGGCGCCGAGCGTCCCGGCAATACAATGATCGGGGCAGGGGGCGGCGCTGCGCTCACCGAGCGCGCGATGGAGGCCTTGACCTTCGTCGGACTCGGCAGCCGCGCGAACGAGCCGATCACGAGCTTCTCCTATGGCCATCAGCGCCTGATCGAGATCGCCCGGGCACTCGCTTCCAATCCGACCCTGCTCCTGCTCGACGAGCCAGCGGCGGGCCTCAACTCGACCGAGAAGCTCGAATTGCACGAGCTGTTGAAGCGGATCGCCGCGCAGGGGCTCACCATCCTGATCATCGATCACGACATGACCCTGGTGTCGGAGGCCGCCCAGCACATCACCGTGCTCAATTTCGGACGCCGCATCGCGGACGGCGAGTCGATGGCGGTGCTGCGTCATCCCGACGTTGTCTCCGCCTATCTCGGGAGCGAATGA
- a CDS encoding branched-chain amino acid ABC transporter permease, which translates to MDLVLQLLFTGIGIGAVYALVALGFVLIFRATNVVNFAQGEFSMVAAYLMVVCVEMGLPYWLSFVLALVGMALLGVIFNLGVYYPLRHRTYLPVIIATIGASILLANSVLAIYGPQPQVLQGWFETPGIQLGPVYLDSQYLLIIAVTIALVIFNYWFFEHTMLGKKLQATSQDKEMASLLGISVSTMIMITFIYSAVLGGLAGILVAPILFVSIQMGSTIALKAFAATIIGGFGDVAGAIIGGLALGVIETFGAAYVSVPYKDGFAFLVLVAFLVFRPQGIFGERVAEKA; encoded by the coding sequence ATGGATCTCGTTCTCCAATTGCTGTTTACGGGCATCGGCATCGGCGCCGTCTACGCGCTGGTCGCGCTCGGATTCGTGCTGATCTTCCGCGCCACTAATGTGGTGAACTTCGCGCAAGGCGAGTTCTCCATGGTGGCGGCCTATCTGATGGTCGTGTGCGTCGAAATGGGACTGCCGTATTGGCTGTCCTTCGTGCTCGCTCTGGTGGGCATGGCGCTGCTCGGCGTGATCTTCAATCTCGGCGTCTATTATCCGCTGCGGCACCGCACCTATCTGCCGGTGATCATTGCGACCATCGGCGCCTCGATCCTGCTCGCCAACTCGGTGCTTGCGATCTACGGCCCGCAGCCGCAGGTGCTGCAGGGCTGGTTCGAGACGCCCGGCATTCAGCTCGGGCCGGTCTACCTCGACAGCCAGTATCTTCTGATCATCGCCGTGACGATCGCGCTCGTCATCTTCAATTACTGGTTCTTCGAGCACACGATGCTCGGCAAGAAGCTGCAGGCGACGTCGCAGGACAAGGAGATGGCCTCGCTGCTCGGCATCTCCGTTTCCACCATGATCATGATCACCTTCATCTATTCGGCGGTGCTCGGCGGGCTCGCCGGCATCCTGGTGGCGCCGATCCTGTTCGTCTCGATCCAGATGGGCTCGACCATCGCGCTGAAGGCGTTTGCGGCCACCATCATCGGCGGCTTCGGCGACGTCGCCGGCGCAATCATCGGCGGGCTCGCACTCGGCGTCATCGAGACGTTCGGCGCGGCTTACGTGTCCGTTCCGTACAAGGATGGCTTTGCCTTCCTGGTGCTGGTCGCCTTCCTGGTCTTCCGGCCGCAGGGCATCTTCGGCGAACGCGTGGCGGAGAAGGCATGA
- a CDS encoding ABC transporter substrate-binding protein — protein sequence MKLTRREFAAGIAAGLAAPAVITSARAQAATIKIGMCAPVTGPAAESGGYAIKGAKLALEAVNKAGGILGKQAELIIEDDQTTNPGIVLAFSKLAAQSDIVAFLGSIRSTQVHAISPDVMKLGKPVMIGGTDPTLTHMGNQWLFRFRPNDSYSGRVIADYGVNVLGKKKWAVLHSTDAFGTAGGKALSSALEKLGAPAVLDQGYANQSQDFTPVVLAIKQSGADILGSYFTFENDLGIFARQLRQLGVNIPWVGSPSIVNITALKLAGPALYGTFGVADYAEESSEGSKVFGKVYRDLAKVAPDNQSSWPYDAVTVLAAAINKAGSTDAVKVREAILAIKKFPGAEGEYNFDQNGDGLHGYNIVRNEKGTIVFDKHIEFND from the coding sequence ATGAAGCTCACGAGACGCGAATTCGCGGCCGGCATCGCCGCCGGCCTTGCAGCCCCCGCCGTCATCACCAGCGCCCGCGCGCAGGCCGCGACCATCAAGATCGGCATGTGCGCACCGGTCACGGGGCCGGCGGCGGAATCCGGCGGCTACGCGATCAAGGGCGCCAAGCTCGCGCTGGAAGCCGTCAACAAGGCCGGCGGTATTCTCGGCAAGCAGGCCGAACTGATCATCGAGGACGACCAGACCACCAATCCCGGCATCGTGCTGGCCTTCTCCAAGCTGGCCGCGCAGTCCGACATCGTGGCTTTCCTCGGTTCGATCCGCTCGACCCAGGTCCACGCGATTTCACCCGACGTGATGAAGCTCGGCAAGCCGGTGATGATCGGCGGCACCGATCCGACGCTCACGCACATGGGCAATCAGTGGCTGTTCCGTTTCCGTCCCAATGACAGCTACTCGGGGCGCGTGATCGCCGATTATGGCGTCAACGTGCTCGGCAAGAAGAAGTGGGCGGTGCTGCACTCCACCGACGCCTTCGGAACCGCCGGCGGCAAGGCGCTCAGCTCCGCGCTGGAGAAGCTCGGCGCTCCCGCGGTGCTCGACCAGGGCTATGCCAACCAGAGCCAGGACTTCACCCCGGTCGTGCTCGCGATCAAGCAGTCGGGCGCCGACATTCTCGGCTCCTACTTCACCTTCGAGAACGATCTCGGCATCTTCGCCCGCCAATTGCGGCAGCTCGGCGTCAATATTCCGTGGGTCGGGTCGCCGTCGATCGTCAACATCACGGCGCTGAAGCTCGCCGGCCCGGCGCTGTACGGGACCTTTGGCGTCGCCGACTATGCCGAGGAGTCGAGCGAGGGTTCGAAGGTTTTCGGCAAGGTCTATCGAGACCTCGCCAAGGTAGCGCCGGACAACCAGAGCTCGTGGCCCTATGACGCCGTGACCGTGCTCGCGGCAGCGATCAACAAAGCCGGCTCGACCGATGCCGTGAAGGTGCGCGAGGCGATCCTGGCGATCAAGAAGTTCCCGGGTGCCGAAGGCGAGTATAATTTCGACCAGAACGGCGATGGGCTGCACGGCTACAATATCGTGCGGAACGAGAAGGGCACGATCGTCTTCGACAAGCATATCGAGTTCAACGACTGA
- the hpaR gene encoding homoprotocatechuate degradation operon regulator HpaR encodes MSETRARGARPTAKRMRQVPMRDFSQSLPMALLRAREAVMRQFRPSLREHGLTEQQWRILRALAAVDAIEVTELARVAFLLGPSLSRILRDLEARGLIQREVDTRDMRRGVLSISTRGMKLIAQVAPGSEAIYASIASRYGVRKLAALQKMLAELEGSLAEFGESEEAGDV; translated from the coding sequence ATGAGCGAGACCAGGGCCAGAGGCGCGAGGCCAACAGCGAAGCGCATGCGCCAGGTGCCGATGCGCGACTTCTCGCAATCGCTGCCGATGGCGCTGTTGCGCGCGCGTGAGGCGGTGATGCGGCAATTCCGCCCCAGTCTGCGCGAGCATGGGCTGACCGAGCAGCAATGGCGCATCCTGCGCGCGCTGGCGGCGGTCGATGCCATCGAGGTGACGGAGCTGGCGCGCGTCGCATTCCTGCTCGGTCCCAGCCTGTCGCGAATCCTGCGCGATCTCGAGGCGCGCGGCCTGATCCAGCGCGAGGTCGACACGCGCGACATGCGCAGGGGTGTGCTGTCGATTTCCACGAGGGGCATGAAGTTGATCGCGCAGGTCGCGCCTGGTTCGGAGGCGATCTATGCGTCCATCGCCAGCCGCTATGGCGTTCGCAAGCTTGCCGCGCTGCAAAAAATGCTCGCGGAGCTGGAGGGCAGTCTCGCGGAATTCGGCGAGTCGGAAGAGGCGGGTGACGTGTGA
- the hpaH gene encoding 2-oxo-hept-4-ene-1,7-dioate hydratase, with product MPLTNDQIHSCALRLDQAEKSRRQIRQLSQEFPSITVADAYAIQQAWINLKVAEGRIIKGHKIGLTSKAMQSALNIDEPDSGVLLDDMFFADGGLVPSDRFIATRIEAELAFVMKHRLSGPDCTLFDVLNATDFVVPALEILDTRIERVDPETKATRKIFDTIADNAANAGIVLGGRPLRPLDVDLRWIGALCHKNGQLEETGLAAGVLNNPATAVAWLANKIAVHSLALEPGQVVLAGSFIRPIEARQGDTIQADYGPYGTVSCYFA from the coding sequence ATGCCCCTGACGAACGACCAGATTCACAGCTGCGCGCTGCGCCTGGATCAGGCCGAGAAGAGCCGCCGCCAGATCAGGCAGCTCTCTCAGGAGTTTCCCAGCATCACCGTCGCGGACGCCTACGCGATCCAGCAGGCGTGGATCAACCTCAAGGTCGCCGAGGGCCGGATCATCAAGGGGCACAAGATCGGTCTCACGTCGAAGGCGATGCAGAGCGCGCTGAACATCGATGAGCCTGACTCCGGCGTGCTGCTCGATGACATGTTCTTTGCCGATGGCGGGCTCGTGCCGTCTGACCGCTTCATCGCGACGCGCATCGAGGCTGAGCTCGCCTTCGTCATGAAGCACCGCCTCTCAGGGCCGGACTGCACGCTGTTCGACGTGCTCAACGCGACCGATTTCGTCGTGCCGGCATTGGAGATTCTCGACACGCGGATCGAGCGCGTCGATCCCGAGACCAAGGCGACGCGCAAGATCTTCGACACCATCGCCGACAATGCGGCGAATGCCGGCATCGTGCTCGGCGGCCGGCCGCTGCGGCCGCTCGACGTCGACCTGCGCTGGATCGGCGCGCTCTGTCATAAGAACGGGCAGTTGGAAGAGACAGGCCTGGCCGCCGGCGTGCTGAACAACCCGGCGACCGCCGTGGCCTGGCTTGCCAACAAGATCGCCGTTCACAGCCTCGCACTGGAACCGGGACAGGTGGTGCTGGCGGGCTCCTTCATCCGGCCGATCGAGGCCCGCCAGGGCGACACCATCCAGGCCGACTACGGTCCCTACGGGACGGTGAGCTGTTATTTCGCCTGA
- a CDS encoding 5-carboxymethyl-2-hydroxymuconate Delta-isomerase: MPHFSIEYSANLDSRLDMSEVCEIVRKAASETGIFPTGGIRVRAIRCEHYAVADGKSDYGFLAMLLRLGEGRDLAARKTAGAHVFKALSAHLDPVFANSKFALSFDMQINDAATSWKRNNIHDALKAEASHG, from the coding sequence ATGCCGCATTTCAGCATCGAATACTCAGCCAATCTCGATTCGCGTCTCGATATGAGCGAGGTTTGTGAGATCGTCCGCAAGGCCGCCAGCGAGACCGGCATCTTTCCGACCGGCGGCATTCGCGTCCGCGCGATCCGCTGCGAGCACTATGCGGTTGCCGACGGCAAGTCCGACTACGGCTTCCTCGCGATGCTGCTGCGACTCGGCGAAGGCCGCGACCTCGCGGCGCGCAAGACCGCGGGCGCGCACGTCTTCAAGGCGCTGTCGGCCCATCTCGATCCGGTCTTCGCGAACAGCAAGTTCGCACTGTCTTTCGACATGCAGATCAACGACGCCGCGACCAGCTGGAAACGCAACAACATCCACGACGCCCTGAAAGCGGAGGCATCCCATGGATAA
- the hpaE gene encoding 5-carboxymethyl-2-hydroxymuconate semialdehyde dehydrogenase, which yields MDKATPKADIYKANLDRAVPLLAKLKDEGIGHFIDGKVVPAISGATFETKSPIDGTVLAKVARGNAEDIDRAATAASLAFKSWRDMAPAMRRKLLHRLADAIEANAEDIAVLECIDTGQAYRFMAKAALRAAENFRFFADKCMEARDGQSTPSDEHWNISTRVPIGPVGVITPWNTPFMLSTWKIAPALAAGCTVVHKPAEWSPITAQWLAKLAKEAGIPDGVLNTVHGFGEEAGKALTEHPAIKAIGFVGESSTGSAIMAQGAPTLKRVHFELGGKNPVIVFDDADLERALDAVVFMIYSLNGERCTSSSRLLVQQSIAETFTAKLAARVRALKVGHPLDPATEIGPLIHERHLAKVCSYVDIARQDGAIIAVGGKPFDGPGGGHYVEPTLVTGASQTMRVAQEEVFGPFLTVIPFRDETDAIAIANDVQYGLTGYVWTNDMGRALRVADALEAGMIWLNSENVRHLPTPFGGMKASGIGRDGGDYSFDFYMETKHVSLARGTHKIQRLGV from the coding sequence ATGGATAAGGCCACTCCAAAAGCCGACATCTACAAAGCCAATCTCGACCGCGCCGTCCCCCTGCTCGCCAAGCTGAAGGACGAGGGCATCGGCCACTTCATCGATGGCAAGGTCGTGCCGGCGATCTCGGGCGCGACGTTCGAGACGAAATCCCCGATCGACGGCACCGTGCTGGCCAAGGTCGCGCGCGGCAATGCCGAGGATATCGACCGCGCCGCGACGGCGGCATCGCTGGCCTTCAAATCATGGCGCGACATGGCGCCCGCCATGCGGCGCAAGTTGTTGCATCGCCTGGCCGACGCGATCGAAGCCAATGCCGAGGACATCGCTGTCCTCGAATGCATCGACACCGGGCAAGCCTACCGCTTCATGGCCAAGGCCGCGCTCCGGGCCGCCGAGAACTTCCGGTTCTTCGCCGACAAATGCATGGAGGCCCGCGATGGCCAGAGCACGCCGAGCGATGAGCATTGGAACATCTCGACCCGGGTGCCGATCGGCCCCGTGGGCGTGATCACGCCGTGGAACACGCCGTTCATGCTGTCGACCTGGAAGATCGCGCCGGCGCTCGCGGCCGGCTGCACGGTCGTGCACAAGCCGGCGGAGTGGTCGCCGATCACGGCGCAATGGCTCGCGAAGCTCGCCAAGGAGGCCGGCATTCCCGATGGCGTGCTCAACACCGTCCACGGCTTCGGCGAAGAGGCCGGCAAGGCGTTGACCGAGCATCCCGCGATCAAGGCCATCGGCTTCGTCGGCGAGAGTTCGACGGGATCTGCGATCATGGCGCAGGGCGCACCGACCTTGAAGCGTGTGCATTTCGAGCTCGGCGGCAAGAACCCGGTCATCGTGTTCGACGATGCCGATCTTGAGCGCGCGCTCGATGCGGTCGTGTTCATGATCTACTCGCTCAATGGGGAGCGCTGCACCTCGTCCAGCCGGCTGCTCGTTCAGCAGAGCATCGCCGAGACCTTCACGGCCAAGCTCGCCGCCCGCGTGCGCGCGCTGAAGGTTGGCCATCCGCTCGATCCGGCCACAGAGATCGGGCCGCTGATCCATGAGCGGCATCTCGCCAAGGTTTGCTCCTATGTCGACATCGCGCGCCAGGACGGCGCGATCATCGCCGTCGGCGGCAAGCCGTTCGATGGTCCGGGCGGCGGCCACTATGTCGAGCCGACGCTGGTCACCGGCGCGAGCCAGACCATGCGTGTCGCCCAGGAGGAGGTATTCGGGCCGTTCCTGACCGTGATCCCATTCCGCGACGAGACGGACGCGATCGCGATCGCCAATGACGTGCAATACGGCCTCACCGGCTACGTCTGGACCAACGACATGGGCCGGGCACTGCGCGTCGCCGACGCGCTCGAGGCCGGCATGATCTGGCTGAACTCGGAGAATGTCCGCCATCTGCCGACGCCGTTCGGCGGCATGAAGGCGTCCGGAATCGGCCGCGACGGCGGCGACTATTCGTTCGACTTCTACATGGAGACGAAGCACGTCTCGCTCGCGCGCGGCACCCACAAGATCCAGCGGCTCGGCGTGTAA
- a CDS encoding fumarylacetoacetate hydrolase family protein, whose protein sequence is MTSPRLATYAVDGSVRYGLATDNGLVDLSALFAKDYRTLREVIAAGALPRLIDAASRLSPDHDLDAITWLPPIPSPEKIICIGVNYPDRNAEYKDGQDAPKYPSMFMRAPRSFIGHETPLVRPRASPQLDYEGELVLIIGKAGRHIPESQALDHIAALTLCNEGTIRDWVRHAKFNVTQGKNFDSAGSLGPWIVPYTDESQIADIRLTTRVNGELRQDDRTSRLMFGFRYLINYISTFTTLVPGDVIVTGTPTGAGARFDPPRYLKPGDVIEIAAEGVGTLRNGVVDEAL, encoded by the coding sequence ATGACCTCCCCTCGCCTCGCCACCTATGCCGTCGACGGCTCGGTCCGCTACGGATTGGCGACCGACAACGGCCTCGTCGATCTCTCCGCGCTCTTTGCCAAGGACTATCGGACCCTGCGCGAGGTGATCGCAGCGGGCGCCCTGCCGCGGCTGATCGATGCCGCCTCCAGGCTTTCGCCCGATCACGATCTCGACGCGATCACTTGGCTGCCGCCGATCCCCTCGCCGGAGAAGATCATCTGCATCGGCGTCAACTATCCCGATCGCAACGCCGAGTACAAGGACGGCCAGGACGCGCCGAAATATCCGTCGATGTTCATGCGGGCACCGCGCTCCTTCATCGGCCATGAGACACCGCTGGTGCGCCCGCGCGCCTCGCCGCAGCTCGACTACGAAGGCGAGCTCGTGCTGATCATCGGCAAGGCCGGCCGTCATATCCCGGAAAGCCAGGCGCTCGATCACATCGCGGCGCTCACGCTCTGCAACGAGGGCACGATCCGCGACTGGGTGCGACACGCCAAGTTCAATGTGACCCAGGGCAAGAACTTCGACTCGGCCGGCAGCCTCGGCCCCTGGATCGTGCCCTACACCGATGAGAGCCAGATCGCCGACATCCGGCTGACCACGCGCGTCAATGGCGAGCTGCGCCAGGACGACCGCACGTCGCGGCTGATGTTCGGCTTCCGCTATCTCATCAACTACATCTCGACCTTCACGACGCTGGTGCCCGGTGACGTGATCGTGACGGGCACGCCGACCGGCGCCGGTGCACGGTTCGATCCGCCGCGCTACCTCAAGCCCGGCGACGTCATAGAGATCGCCGCCGAAGGCGTCGGCACGTTGCGCAACGGCGTCGTCGACGAAGCTCTGTAA
- a CDS encoding thiamine pyrophosphate-dependent enzyme gives MTTMTGGEAIVSGLVAHGVDTVFGLPGAQIYGLFDAFHQAQLKVVGARHEQACGYMAFGYARASGKPGVFSVVPGPGVLNAGAALLTAFGCNEPVLCLTGQVPTDYLGRGRGHLHEMPDQLATLRSFVKWAERIEYPASAPTLVARAFQEMLSGRRGPTALEMPWDVFTQKAETAAAKPLPQFTPPQPDPDRIAKAAALITGAKAPMIFVGAGAIEAREEILELAEMIDAPVVAFRSGRGIVSNAHELGLTMAAAYKLWPTTDLMIGIGSRMELPTTFRWPFKPDGLKSIRIDIDPAEMRRLIVDAGIVADAKAGTAALAAAVTKTGYRKTSGRRAAIREASAASLQEIQKVQPQMAYLNVLREVLPHDAIVTDELSQVGFASWYGFPVYEPRTFITSGYQGTLGAGFPTALGAKVAHPDRPVVAITGDGGFMFAVQELATAVQYNIGVVTLVFNNNSYGNVRRDQRERFDGRVVASDLVNPDFVKLAESFGVSASRVTGPDQFRSALETALAHGGPYLIEVEVPRDSEVSPWTFIHPPKP, from the coding sequence ATGACCACCATGACCGGCGGCGAAGCCATCGTCAGCGGGCTCGTTGCCCACGGCGTCGACACCGTGTTCGGCCTGCCCGGCGCGCAGATCTACGGCCTGTTCGACGCGTTCCATCAGGCACAGTTGAAGGTCGTCGGCGCCCGTCACGAGCAGGCCTGCGGCTACATGGCGTTCGGCTATGCCCGCGCGAGCGGCAAGCCCGGCGTGTTCAGCGTCGTGCCGGGTCCAGGCGTACTCAATGCCGGCGCCGCGCTGCTCACCGCCTTCGGCTGCAACGAACCGGTGCTGTGCCTCACCGGCCAGGTGCCGACCGATTATCTCGGCCGTGGCCGTGGCCACCTGCACGAGATGCCCGATCAGCTCGCGACCTTGCGCAGCTTCGTCAAATGGGCCGAGCGTATCGAATATCCTGCTTCAGCGCCGACGCTGGTCGCACGCGCCTTCCAGGAGATGTTGTCGGGGCGACGCGGCCCGACCGCACTGGAGATGCCGTGGGACGTGTTCACGCAGAAGGCCGAAACGGCCGCCGCGAAGCCGCTGCCGCAGTTCACGCCGCCGCAACCCGACCCGGACCGCATCGCCAAGGCGGCCGCGCTGATCACAGGCGCCAAGGCGCCAATGATCTTCGTCGGCGCCGGCGCGATCGAGGCGCGCGAGGAGATCCTCGAACTGGCCGAGATGATCGACGCGCCGGTGGTCGCCTTCCGCTCCGGGCGCGGCATCGTGTCCAATGCGCATGAGCTCGGGCTCACCATGGCCGCGGCCTACAAGCTCTGGCCAACCACGGACTTGATGATCGGAATCGGCAGCCGCATGGAGCTGCCGACCACGTTCCGCTGGCCGTTCAAGCCGGACGGATTGAAGTCGATCCGCATCGACATCGATCCCGCCGAGATGCGGCGCCTCATCGTCGACGCCGGCATCGTGGCCGACGCGAAAGCGGGCACCGCCGCGCTCGCCGCCGCCGTCACCAAGACCGGATATCGCAAGACGTCGGGCCGCCGCGCGGCTATTCGCGAAGCCAGCGCAGCGAGCTTGCAGGAGATCCAGAAGGTGCAGCCGCAGATGGCCTATCTGAACGTGCTGCGCGAGGTGCTGCCGCATGACGCCATCGTCACCGACGAGCTGTCGCAGGTCGGCTTCGCCTCCTGGTACGGCTTTCCCGTCTACGAGCCGCGCACCTTCATCACGTCGGGCTATCAAGGCACGCTCGGCGCGGGCTTTCCGACCGCGCTCGGCGCCAAGGTGGCTCATCCCGACAGACCGGTGGTCGCGATCACCGGCGACGGCGGCTTCATGTTCGCCGTCCAGGAACTCGCGACCGCTGTGCAATACAATATCGGCGTCGTCACCTTGGTGTTCAACAACAACTCTTACGGCAATGTCCGGCGCGACCAGCGCGAGCGCTTCGACGGCCGCGTGGTTGCCTCCGATCTGGTCAATCCGGATTTCGTCAAGCTCGCCGAGTCGTTCGGCGTTTCTGCGAGCCGCGTCACGGGCCCGGATCAGTTCAGGTCCGCACTCGAGACGGCGCTGGCGCATGGCGGGCCGTATCTGATCGAGGTCGAGGTTCCCCGGGATTCCGAGGTGTCGCCCTGGACCTTCATCCATCCGCCGAAGCCGTAG